A stretch of Ectothiorhodospiraceae bacterium BW-2 DNA encodes these proteins:
- a CDS encoding SDR family NAD(P)-dependent oxidoreductase, with translation MVSGGLRGVTADCLVALTQHIPLKLALLGRSAFSEEALETRGLTSDAALQQWLLQQAKAKGESLTPTQLRSQLAAIHANREMARNRHRLEQTGATVRYFRCDISDRAAVEHALTTIRAEWGAIRGIVHGAGVLADKLIQAKSDAQFHQVFNTKVEGFRTLLRLTCDDPLTLICCFSSVAARTGNRGQSDYAMANEVLNKVCQFERDRRLAAAQPCLVKSINWGPWAGGWSRPNLKPTLPPRGWSYWRSMPVSRPLWLSCTRVSRAVSRW, from the coding sequence ATCGTCAGTGGCGGCCTAAGGGGGGTGACTGCCGACTGTCTGGTCGCCCTCACGCAACACATCCCGCTAAAATTGGCGCTTTTAGGCCGCTCTGCTTTTAGCGAGGAGGCCCTAGAGACGAGGGGGCTCACCAGCGATGCCGCCCTACAGCAGTGGCTGTTGCAACAGGCGAAAGCGAAGGGGGAGTCGCTGACCCCAACGCAGTTAAGATCACAGTTAGCGGCGATACACGCCAATCGCGAGATGGCGCGTAACCGACACCGGCTAGAGCAGACTGGGGCAACGGTACGCTATTTTCGCTGCGATATTAGTGATCGAGCGGCGGTTGAGCACGCTCTTACCACGATTCGGGCCGAGTGGGGCGCGATTCGTGGGATCGTGCATGGGGCGGGGGTGTTGGCCGATAAGTTAATTCAGGCTAAGAGCGATGCTCAGTTTCATCAGGTCTTTAACACCAAAGTGGAGGGGTTTCGCACTCTATTAAGGTTAACCTGCGACGATCCACTGACCCTTATCTGCTGCTTCTCATCTGTCGCCGCACGAACCGGTAATCGGGGCCAGAGCGACTATGCCATGGCCAACGAAGTCCTCAATAAAGTGTGCCAATTTGAGCGTGATCGCCGCCTAGCCGCCGCCCAACCCTGCCTGGTGAAGTCGATTAACTGGGGGCCGTGGGCGGGGGGATGGTCTCGCCCCAACTTAAAGCCCACTTTGCCGCCCAGGGGGTGGAGCTACTGGCGCTCGATGCCGGTGTCGAGGCCTTTGTGGCTGAGCTGCACGAGAGTGTCGAGAGCTGTGTCGAGGTGGTGA
- a CDS encoding polyketide synthase produces the protein MSDSWPAIAIVGESLILPRCHTSAELWQLVAQGESAIGEVPAGYWRLEPDQVVRPAAAMSGDHAYCAQGGYVTSFAWHPERLTGDRAALNHLDPLCQWSLTAAQQLLDQVAGVSERLRDKTATILGNLSYPTPSHSQLYEQQALHQLLPDKFPPPEAGLFPNRYGSSLPSQLIKQQLRLGGEAFSIDAACASTLYAVKLACDQLHQGRADLLLVGGVNHVDSLFLHVGFSALKALSPSGQSRPFHRDADGLLPAEGVAMVALKRLEDALNHGDTIIGLIRGIGLSNDGRSGGFLSPAKRGQVVSMQQAYASCGIDPASIGFVECHATGTATGDAVEIASLAEIFGRHRALAIGSLKANIGHLITASGGASLIKVLQGFGQQQLPYMPPPSELTPELAATRFYLPSQRLSWPAEESPRRAAVNNFGFGGNNAHLILEEWNPAQFPQQLEYVGTKVAPRQPIEVALVAMAANYGNRSSLTELAQELHQREQPLEPFEPKMSSIRLRSHSLGFPPHDLAQCLTQQTLLLELLDSQHRLLAQLDGAKTGLFIAMEVAPEINRVGLRLRLNDYLQQAGITLAEAPLKALKDQIYPALTAARVVGCMPNIPANRLNNRYHFTAEGFTLSAAAESAAVSLNYALQQIGSGALESAIVGVIDIADEVLSSHDTDTDGAVVWILCRASVAQQRQLPYLTLLPSDFSLSSPPPPPLWGC, from the coding sequence ATGAGCGACTCTTGGCCTGCGATTGCGATTGTTGGCGAGAGTCTAATCCTGCCGCGCTGCCACACTAGCGCAGAGTTATGGCAGCTAGTGGCTCAAGGGGAGAGTGCGATCGGGGAGGTACCGGCGGGGTATTGGCGTCTCGAACCTGACCAGGTGGTTCGCCCTGCTGCGGCGATGAGCGGCGATCACGCCTACTGCGCTCAAGGGGGGTACGTAACATCGTTTGCATGGCACCCTGAGCGATTGACGGGCGATAGGGCGGCGCTAAACCATCTCGATCCGCTCTGTCAATGGAGTTTAACCGCCGCACAGCAGCTTTTGGATCAGGTCGCGGGGGTGAGCGAGAGGCTACGGGATAAAACCGCGACGATTTTGGGCAATCTCTCCTACCCGACCCCTAGCCACTCTCAGCTCTATGAGCAGCAGGCGCTACACCAGCTTCTGCCCGATAAGTTCCCCCCGCCGGAAGCGGGCCTCTTTCCGAATCGCTACGGTTCGAGCCTACCGTCACAGCTGATTAAACAGCAGTTACGGCTCGGCGGTGAGGCGTTCTCTATCGATGCAGCCTGCGCCTCAACCCTCTATGCGGTGAAACTCGCCTGCGATCAGCTCCATCAGGGTCGGGCCGATCTACTCCTAGTCGGTGGGGTGAACCATGTCGATTCACTCTTTCTCCATGTCGGTTTTAGTGCGTTAAAAGCGCTCTCGCCCTCTGGGCAGTCGCGCCCCTTTCATCGGGATGCCGATGGTCTGCTTCCCGCCGAAGGGGTGGCGATGGTGGCGCTTAAGCGGCTTGAGGATGCCCTTAACCATGGCGATACTATTATCGGCCTCATTCGTGGCATCGGTCTCTCTAATGATGGACGAAGCGGTGGGTTTCTCTCGCCTGCTAAGCGTGGCCAGGTGGTATCGATGCAGCAGGCGTATGCGAGCTGCGGTATCGATCCGGCCTCGATTGGCTTCGTTGAGTGCCATGCGACCGGTACCGCGACCGGTGATGCGGTGGAGATCGCCAGCCTAGCGGAGATTTTCGGTCGTCATAGAGCTTTGGCGATAGGCTCACTGAAGGCCAATATCGGCCACCTAATTACCGCCTCGGGCGGTGCTAGCCTCATTAAAGTGCTACAGGGGTTTGGGCAGCAGCAGCTCCCCTATATGCCGCCACCGAGCGAACTGACTCCCGAGCTAGCGGCGACCCGCTTCTATCTGCCTAGCCAGCGGCTGAGCTGGCCTGCCGAAGAGAGTCCGCGACGGGCGGCGGTCAATAACTTCGGCTTTGGTGGCAATAATGCCCATCTGATTTTAGAGGAGTGGAATCCGGCGCAGTTTCCTCAGCAGCTAGAGTATGTTGGGACTAAAGTAGCGCCACGGCAGCCGATTGAGGTGGCGCTAGTGGCGATGGCGGCTAACTATGGCAATCGCAGTTCGCTAACAGAGCTCGCACAAGAGCTCCACCAGCGCGAGCAGCCGCTTGAGCCGTTTGAGCCGAAGATGAGTTCGATTAGACTGCGTAGCCACTCGCTCGGCTTTCCGCCGCACGATCTAGCGCAGTGTTTAACCCAGCAGACGCTGCTACTTGAGCTATTAGATAGCCAACATCGGCTGCTAGCCCAGTTAGATGGCGCGAAAACTGGCCTCTTTATCGCCATGGAGGTCGCCCCCGAGATTAATCGCGTCGGACTCCGACTACGCCTTAACGACTATCTGCAACAGGCGGGTATCACTCTGGCCGAGGCGCCGTTAAAGGCGCTAAAAGATCAGATCTATCCTGCGCTAACAGCCGCGCGAGTGGTGGGGTGTATGCCCAATATTCCCGCCAATCGGCTCAATAACCGCTACCACTTTACCGCTGAAGGATTTACCTTGTCGGCAGCGGCAGAGAGTGCGGCAGTAAGTCTAAACTACGCTCTGCAACAGATAGGTAGTGGGGCGCTAGAGAGCGCCATTGTCGGGGTGATCGATATAGCCGATGAGGTGTTATCGAGCCATGATACCGATACCGATGGCGCGGTGGTGTGGATATTGTGTCGGGCGAGTGTGGCGCAGCAACGACAGCTCCCCTATCTCACCCTGCTACCGTCCGACTTTAGTCTAAGCTCGCCACCGCCTCCCCCCCTGTGGGGCTGCTAG
- the cas2 gene encoding CRISPR-associated endonuclease Cas2: MRRQLYLAAYDITHTKRLVQLLKILKGYASGRQKSVFECFLSPYEKACLIAEVEEAIELADNDRFIILQLQPNHTNLALGIGVIAQDLDYYYIG; this comes from the coding sequence ATGCGGCGTCAACTCTATCTTGCAGCTTACGATATTACCCACACTAAGCGGTTAGTACAGCTACTGAAAATTTTGAAAGGGTATGCTAGCGGGCGACAGAAGTCGGTATTTGAGTGCTTTTTAAGTCCCTATGAAAAGGCGTGTCTCATCGCTGAGGTGGAGGAGGCGATAGAGCTGGCTGATAATGACCGTTTTATTATATTGCAGCTACAGCCGAACCATACAAACCTAGCGTTGGGTATTGGCGTGATTGCTCAGGATTTAGACTACTACTATATCGGTTAG
- a CDS encoding DNA-binding protein — protein sequence MARPGVTYYAVATAAEALRGMGQEPTIERIRQQLGSGSNSTIAPMLKEWKLKNSVAADVSGLPADLVQAVKGLHERSSHQAQEQIERAKQEFTQQLSQQQQKHEACQQAREALQQSLTELTQTDEARQRELQAREAELTTAQAKLRQLEPALETAKQRIIEQKSAIDEFRQESRDTRAHFEHYQQQIAIDRLNEREQSAQLQQRLQDDITTLQQQNGQLKEQLEQAIQQNHSQQATIEQWQIQSHTHEKALIRLTTTLATVEATLAATQADNERLAKESEELHKNIEQLSEQRDRYRQELSQVTHSEAALQADLLKVKGQLEELTDKVIFLQSERERAVNDLISCLKQRSESFDSK from the coding sequence ATGGCTAGACCCGGTGTGACCTACTACGCCGTTGCCACCGCAGCAGAAGCGTTAAGAGGCATGGGACAAGAGCCGACTATCGAGCGAATTCGGCAGCAGCTAGGTAGCGGTAGTAACAGTACCATCGCCCCCATGCTAAAAGAGTGGAAGCTGAAAAATAGTGTCGCGGCCGATGTAAGCGGACTACCAGCCGATCTAGTTCAGGCCGTTAAAGGGCTGCATGAGCGATCAAGCCACCAAGCCCAAGAGCAGATAGAGAGAGCAAAGCAGGAGTTTACCCAACAACTAAGTCAGCAACAGCAGAAACATGAGGCCTGCCAACAGGCGCGAGAGGCGCTCCAGCAGTCGTTAACAGAGCTAACCCAAACAGATGAGGCACGGCAGCGGGAGCTACAAGCCAGAGAGGCGGAGTTAACGACAGCTCAAGCTAAACTGCGCCAGTTAGAGCCGGCCCTAGAGACGGCCAAACAGCGGATTATTGAGCAAAAATCGGCTATCGACGAATTTCGACAAGAGAGTCGCGATACTCGGGCACACTTTGAGCACTACCAGCAGCAGATTGCGATAGATAGATTGAACGAACGAGAGCAGTCAGCCCAACTACAGCAGCGATTGCAAGACGATATTACAACGCTACAGCAGCAAAATGGCCAATTAAAAGAGCAGTTAGAGCAAGCTATTCAACAGAACCACTCCCAACAAGCGACGATTGAACAGTGGCAGATCCAATCCCATACCCATGAGAAGGCTCTCATTAGACTAACCACAACACTCGCTACGGTGGAGGCCACCCTAGCGGCCACCCAAGCTGACAATGAGCGATTGGCAAAAGAGAGCGAGGAGCTACATAAAAATATTGAACAACTGAGCGAGCAGCGTGATCGATATCGACAAGAGCTGTCGCAAGTGACCCACTCCGAAGCAGCGCTGCAAGCTGACCTGCTCAAAGTGAAGGGGCAGCTTGAGGAGCTCACCGATAAGGTGATCTTTTTGCAGTCCGAGAGGGAGCGAGCGGTTAACGATCTGATTTCCTGTCTTAAACAGCGCTCTGAATCGTTCGATTCAAAGTGA
- a CDS encoding ATP-binding protein yields MSIDPFKYHSTHNTKVSPVVQRIGLYILLQLRGWKQLNRSTRSLTYNGSVLTAVGLEQHEDDDVSASEFVSLLKAEQRRIGSFDGRFDKPLEQGLIQLSEQIELTVAEQRVLGLAVMLHSYEPLEDLVSEVFGRLSLAKSRKVIAAILQLAEAEVQQALSGSGKLIQSGLIRIDKRDSYDLKSKLDLLDGLADSLISGESEIESLLQRYFRPVSPSLLSHCNFPHLADEIRVAERYLKRVLADGDIGVNYLLYGPPGVGKTELASVLSQGVNCQLYEIPVSDSDGDPISGEDRLRALRLSQTLLTHQGSAVILFDEIEDAFPAPFSFFGVRSHDRHKGWMNHQLENNPVPVLWLCNEMEGLDSAYIRRFDISFEVPVPPQAVRVTILEQALIAEKLSVSERWLARIARHTQLSPAVMQAACRVVKRSGDPEADPIEKELEMVLNGTLKAMGLPPLERAAATERLPYRLDSLNADTDLAQLIVGLTEESQARLCLYGPPGTGKTAFGHYVAEQLQRPLLIKRASDLLGMYVGQTEKSIAAMFAQADKENALLLLDEADSFLRDRQGADKSWEVTQVNELLTQMEQFNGLFICSTNLMEELDAASLRRFDLKIKFDFLNPSQSFLLFNEVLQSHGVKKEAALVWQAKLSALPTLTPGDFATVVRQHRFLPEPMSAEGLYRALRRECELKPGPKLQSIGFAAAL; encoded by the coding sequence GTGTCGATCGATCCATTTAAATATCACAGCACCCATAACACTAAAGTCTCCCCCGTCGTGCAGCGCATAGGACTCTATATCCTGCTGCAATTAAGAGGTTGGAAACAGCTAAACCGCTCGACTCGCTCGCTAACCTATAACGGCTCTGTACTTACCGCTGTCGGCTTAGAGCAGCACGAAGATGATGATGTCTCAGCCTCCGAATTTGTGTCCCTACTTAAAGCTGAGCAGCGACGAATCGGCTCCTTCGATGGTCGCTTTGATAAACCGCTAGAGCAGGGGCTAATTCAGCTCAGTGAGCAGATTGAGTTAACGGTCGCCGAGCAGCGAGTCTTGGGGCTGGCCGTTATGCTCCACAGCTATGAGCCGCTGGAGGATCTGGTCTCGGAGGTCTTTGGCCGCCTCAGTCTCGCTAAGAGCCGTAAGGTGATCGCCGCGATATTGCAACTAGCAGAGGCGGAGGTACAGCAGGCACTCTCCGGTAGCGGTAAGTTGATACAGTCGGGGCTTATTCGTATCGATAAACGAGATAGTTACGATCTTAAAAGCAAACTCGATCTACTCGATGGCCTAGCCGATAGCCTAATTAGCGGCGAGAGCGAAATTGAGAGCCTACTACAGCGCTATTTTCGCCCCGTCTCTCCCTCTCTCCTTAGCCATTGCAACTTTCCCCATCTGGCCGATGAGATACGAGTGGCAGAGCGCTATCTTAAGCGGGTATTAGCGGATGGCGATATTGGCGTTAACTACCTCCTCTACGGCCCGCCGGGGGTCGGTAAGACCGAGCTAGCGAGTGTGCTAAGTCAAGGGGTCAACTGCCAGCTCTATGAGATTCCCGTTAGCGATAGCGATGGCGATCCCATCTCTGGCGAAGATCGCCTGCGGGCACTGCGGCTGAGTCAAACGCTCCTAACCCATCAAGGGAGTGCCGTGATCCTATTTGATGAGATTGAGGATGCCTTTCCCGCCCCATTCTCCTTTTTTGGCGTTCGCAGCCATGATCGTCATAAAGGGTGGATGAACCACCAACTAGAGAACAATCCGGTGCCGGTACTCTGGCTATGTAATGAGATGGAGGGGCTCGATTCGGCCTATATTCGCCGTTTCGATATCAGTTTTGAGGTACCCGTGCCGCCACAAGCGGTGCGCGTTACTATCTTAGAGCAGGCGCTGATAGCAGAAAAGTTATCGGTGAGTGAGCGCTGGCTAGCCCGCATCGCTCGCCATACCCAACTCTCGCCAGCGGTGATGCAGGCGGCCTGTCGAGTGGTGAAACGCAGTGGTGATCCCGAGGCGGATCCTATCGAAAAAGAGCTGGAGATGGTGCTCAACGGTACCTTAAAGGCGATGGGGCTCCCCCCTTTAGAGAGAGCCGCAGCCACTGAACGGCTACCCTACCGGCTCGATAGCCTCAATGCCGATACCGATTTAGCCCAACTCATCGTCGGTTTAACTGAAGAGAGCCAAGCGCGTCTCTGCCTCTACGGCCCCCCGGGTACCGGTAAAACCGCTTTTGGTCACTATGTTGCCGAACAGCTACAGCGGCCGCTCCTGATCAAACGAGCCTCTGATCTATTAGGGATGTATGTCGGCCAGACCGAAAAGTCGATTGCAGCGATGTTTGCCCAAGCGGACAAGGAGAACGCGCTACTACTACTCGATGAAGCCGACTCCTTTTTGCGTGATCGTCAAGGGGCCGATAAGAGCTGGGAGGTGACCCAAGTCAATGAGCTGCTGACCCAAATGGAGCAGTTTAATGGGCTCTTTATCTGCTCTACCAACCTAATGGAGGAGCTCGATGCTGCCTCATTGCGCCGCTTTGATCTCAAAATTAAGTTCGACTTTCTCAATCCATCGCAGAGCTTCCTCCTATTTAACGAAGTGCTACAGAGCCACGGAGTCAAAAAAGAGGCGGCTCTAGTGTGGCAAGCTAAACTGAGTGCTCTACCGACACTTACCCCGGGAGATTTTGCCACCGTGGTGCGACAGCACCGTTTTCTGCCTGAGCCGATGAGTGCTGAAGGGCTCTATCGGGCACTAAGGCGAGAGTGTGAGTTGAAACCGGGGCCAAAACTACAATCGATTGGGTTTGCAGCGGCGCTGTAG
- a CDS encoding transposase: MKVTRVLNAKRPNKGKVAALREQARRLGQVRTEVWQRFGSVGGVGLSDRKIRDGWLKEGRAFPVSANAWKETLRDAKGNITACMEAAKVKVRQSVFRHTRDEAEQKRLFTALKRNEWTGDSYLRRLMRKHWHHGHNHTHNQIIVRSDNYTTFLLGGCVWIKIPGLVKGQRIAILLNTTITPTGTLRVIIKDDDRIEVHTTVNVETKQDCGKRTIGIDKGYSEVLVDSDGDHHGQELGQVLTEQSDKLKAKYQRRSKLRALANTTRNPHKREHIRRFNLGRKKLNRQMDKTHASIRDVVFQSVHKVVDKAAVIAAEDLTAPMSGKSFGKNVNRRLASWTKGVIAEALDSVSSRRGSAVVLVNPAYTSQIDSRNGCLLGKRQGDRFYCFDGVVLQADQNAARNVLARLSDLDIDRFMPYRQVKTILQARTERLRLGLLNQDSSCSPVRVLSTESELPKNCHEQLCLGF, translated from the coding sequence ATGAAGGTCACGCGAGTTTTGAACGCAAAACGCCCGAACAAGGGCAAAGTCGCCGCATTGCGCGAGCAGGCGCGTCGGCTTGGCCAAGTGCGTACCGAGGTCTGGCAGAGGTTTGGGTCGGTCGGTGGCGTGGGTCTCTCGGATCGCAAGATTCGCGATGGCTGGCTGAAGGAAGGTCGCGCCTTTCCGGTTTCCGCCAACGCTTGGAAAGAGACCCTACGCGATGCGAAGGGCAACATCACCGCCTGCATGGAAGCGGCCAAGGTTAAGGTTCGCCAATCTGTCTTTCGTCACACCCGGGACGAAGCCGAGCAAAAACGCCTGTTCACTGCCCTCAAGCGCAACGAATGGACGGGCGATTCTTATCTGCGCCGGCTCATGCGTAAGCACTGGCATCATGGCCATAACCATACCCATAACCAGATTATTGTCCGTTCAGATAATTACACTACCTTCCTCCTGGGTGGGTGCGTCTGGATCAAGATCCCCGGCCTTGTTAAAGGTCAGCGTATCGCCATTTTGCTCAATACCACGATCACGCCAACTGGCACTCTGCGCGTCATTATCAAAGACGATGACCGTATTGAGGTTCACACCACCGTTAATGTCGAAACCAAACAGGATTGCGGCAAGCGCACCATCGGCATTGATAAAGGCTACTCCGAAGTGCTTGTGGATTCAGACGGCGATCACCACGGCCAGGAGCTCGGTCAAGTACTGACCGAACAATCCGATAAGCTAAAAGCCAAATATCAGCGCCGATCAAAACTGCGAGCGCTCGCCAACACGACCCGTAACCCGCATAAACGCGAGCACATTCGTCGCTTTAACCTTGGGCGCAAAAAGCTAAACCGGCAGATGGACAAAACCCATGCAAGCATCCGTGATGTGGTGTTTCAGTCGGTTCATAAGGTTGTTGATAAAGCCGCCGTGATTGCGGCGGAAGACCTCACCGCCCCGATGTCGGGCAAGTCCTTCGGCAAGAACGTCAATCGTCGGCTGGCAAGCTGGACGAAAGGCGTCATTGCCGAAGCACTTGATAGTGTTTCAAGCCGCAGAGGTTCTGCGGTCGTTCTGGTCAATCCTGCCTACACATCGCAAATTGATTCCCGCAACGGATGCCTACTCGGCAAACGCCAGGGGGATCGGTTTTACTGTTTCGACGGGGTTGTGTTGCAGGCAGACCAGAACGCTGCGCGAAACGTGCTGGCACGGTTGTCCGATCTTGACATCGATCGGTTCATGCCGTACCGACAGGTGAAGACGATCTTGCAAGCGCGGACTGAGCGCCTCCGGTTGGGACTGCTCAACCAGGACTCCAGTTGCTCGCCCGTACGGGTGTTATCAACGGAGAGCGAATTACCGAAAAACTGCCATGAGCAACTTTGCTTAGGTTTTTAG
- a CDS encoding integrase, whose translation MQLIIDIDSQQGALASKQPSDTTAVTPTDSHQADLIQQQLKTQHYIHASTSDRTRQAYQSAIRQFEKWGGRLPTTTQIVVSYLLSRCDTLNVRTLELHLTAISQWHRYQGITDPVREPVVQKCLEGIRREHGRPKKKAKALQLEHLAAMLSYLRSQPTTLKSTRDIALLLTGFMGAFRRSELVAIRVEDLSWQSEGILITLPRSKTDQYGEGSVRALPSGMESASAVVAIEQWLKLAGLSSGPLFRAVNRWDQLGDKPLYPGSVNDILKKIGTQCGFDFILELSSHSLRRGLSTSAARESVDFELIKKQGGWRDDAVVREYIEAGRLFADNATHALMARLHELNRTL comes from the coding sequence ATGCAACTTATCATCGACATTGATTCACAACAGGGCGCGTTAGCCTCAAAACAGCCCTCCGACACTACGGCTGTCACGCCGACCGATAGTCATCAGGCCGATCTGATACAGCAACAGCTTAAAACGCAGCACTATATTCACGCCTCCACCTCAGATAGAACGCGCCAAGCGTATCAATCTGCCATCCGACAGTTTGAGAAATGGGGAGGGCGACTACCTACTACAACGCAAATAGTCGTAAGTTATCTATTAAGTCGGTGCGACACACTCAATGTTCGTACCCTAGAGCTCCACTTAACGGCGATCAGTCAATGGCACCGCTACCAAGGTATCACCGATCCAGTCCGCGAACCGGTGGTGCAAAAGTGCTTAGAGGGGATAAGGCGCGAGCATGGCAGACCGAAAAAAAAGGCCAAAGCGCTACAGTTAGAGCATTTAGCGGCTATGCTGAGTTATCTGCGCTCGCAACCGACAACTCTAAAATCGACGCGAGATATTGCCCTGCTACTGACCGGTTTTATGGGCGCTTTTCGGCGCAGTGAGCTAGTCGCGATTAGGGTGGAAGATCTATCGTGGCAGTCTGAAGGGATCCTTATTACGCTACCGCGCTCTAAAACCGATCAATATGGTGAGGGGAGTGTGCGTGCGTTACCCTCCGGTATGGAGAGCGCCTCTGCGGTGGTCGCGATAGAGCAGTGGCTTAAGCTAGCGGGACTCTCCTCTGGCCCGCTATTTCGGGCGGTCAATCGGTGGGATCAGTTAGGCGATAAGCCGCTCTATCCGGGATCGGTGAACGATATTCTGAAAAAAATTGGCACACAGTGCGGTTTCGATTTTATCCTAGAGCTAAGCAGCCACAGTTTAAGACGGGGGCTCTCGACCTCAGCGGCTAGAGAGAGTGTCGATTTTGAGTTAATTAAAAAGCAAGGTGGCTGGAGAGACGATGCCGTGGTGCGAGAGTATATCGAGGCCGGACGGCTGTTTGCCGATAATGCAACGCATGCGCTAATGGCGCGACTACATGAGCTGAATCGGACTCTTTAG
- a CDS encoding IS607 family transposase produces the protein MSSRYSIGEFAKRIGRSVQTVRRWEREGKLQSKRLPSGHRYFDESDVRLMLGGAPKRRDVVVYCRVSSAGQKDDLASQVKAMETYCLGAGIAVDEWVQEIGGGMNFKRKRFLALVDRIHRGEVRLLLIAHKDRLMRFGFDLLAHIAAENGCEIVVVNQESLSPEQEMVEDLLAIVHTFSCRLYGMRKYKQQIKEDFPDSPIQLPKDVCE, from the coding sequence ATGAGCAGTAGATACAGCATAGGTGAGTTTGCTAAGCGCATTGGGCGGTCAGTGCAAACCGTGCGGCGTTGGGAAAGAGAGGGGAAGTTGCAGTCCAAGCGCCTGCCATCGGGGCATCGGTATTTCGATGAGTCCGATGTTCGCCTGATGCTGGGCGGGGCGCCTAAGAGGCGAGATGTGGTGGTGTATTGCCGAGTCTCCAGTGCGGGACAAAAAGACGATCTTGCCTCCCAGGTCAAAGCGATGGAAACCTACTGTCTGGGCGCAGGGATTGCGGTCGATGAGTGGGTGCAAGAAATCGGCGGCGGGATGAACTTCAAGCGCAAGCGCTTTCTCGCTCTGGTCGATCGGATTCATCGTGGGGAAGTGCGCCTACTGCTGATTGCCCACAAGGATCGGTTGATGCGCTTTGGCTTCGATTTGTTGGCGCATATCGCAGCAGAAAATGGCTGTGAGATAGTCGTTGTGAACCAGGAGTCTCTCTCCCCTGAGCAAGAGATGGTTGAGGATTTACTGGCGATTGTGCATACCTTCAGTTGCCGACTGTATGGGATGCGCAAGTACAAGCAGCAGATCAAGGAGGATTTTCCCGATAGTCCCATTCAGTTACCAAAGGATGTGTGCGAATGA